TCTACCACGCCGACCTCCCTGTTCAACTCGGAGATCTCGCCTGATAGTGGAGCATATATCTTCTCGGTGGTTTTACTGCTCTCCACCAGTCCTATGGGTTCCCCTTGGCTGACCTTAGTTCCCACTGGCTTGACCTCGAGATATGTAATATCGCCTAGTTCCTCCACAGCATAGGAGGTCAGGCCCATTCTAGCGGTGTCACCCTCCAGCTTGACCCACTCGTGGGTCTTGGTATAGTACCTGTCCTCGGGGACCTCGTGCATGCGATCACCTAGTAGGATGACTCCAATTCCTTTTAATCCTTAGATGATTATCACGGGGATTCTAGGCCAAATTCGGTTATTTTGAAGGCTGCCTGACCCAGAGGTAGGTAAGAGGAGTCCTCCAAGGATACTATCACTAGGTTCTCCCTAGCCTTTCTGAAGTAAAGGGTGTTGTGGGGGACATGGCCGAGAACAAAACCGCCCTTAGAGGTGATCTCCTTACCCCATCTGACAGCATGAGCAGTTATCAGGATCACCGCGTCCAGTTCTGCGATCCTTCTCACGAGCATCAGCGCCTCTTGGAGATCTTCCTGTCTCTCTCTCAGGCCGTCCAACCCTTTATATCCCCTGAAAGGGTAGGATATCGAATCCACGCAGACGAACCTGCTGGTACCCTCTTTGACGAAGTCAGAGGAGAGCTTGAGGGCCACCCTCAGTTGGGATACACCCGGGGCCGAGAACACCCTCACCCTAGATAGATCCCTGTCTGCGAGGCCGTTACTGTACAGGAATGCCTTCATTCTCTCCGGAACGAAGGTTCCCTCTGTATCCAAGAATATGGCCTCCTCAGAGGCTACACCTCCCTCACGCTCATCTAATAGGGATCTAGCTGCCATATGGAGACAGAACTGCGTTTTACCTGAGGCTGGAGGTCCGAATATAGCGTTTATGGTTCCTATTTGGAATCCCCCGCCCAGTAGGTCATCTAACCTTTTGATTCCGGTACTCAGGATGGGCTTCTCTTCCCTTAGAAGTTCATCGGCAGGTACGGGTTTGAGTAGAATTGAGGCAACTACGTCCAATATCTCCCTAGCAACTTTCCTATCGATAGCCAGCTCATCCGCAAGCTGCTTTTCAGAGAAGGTAAGCAGGTCCCTAACCGATATACCCTTTTCGATGAGCTTCTCCAAGTACTCATCGGGGATCCTCCCCTTGAGGAATGAGAGGTCTTCGAATCTCAATGATCGACCCCCTTCAACCCTAGTCTGTGCGCTATCACGTTAGTGCCCTTATGGAGCGCGGGAGTCACCGCCAAGAGGAATAGAATGGACCCCACATCCAGAGGTTCCACAGGATAAGTGAGAAAGATGGAAATTATTAGGAATCCCTCTTGATCGAGAAGGGGGGCGGAACCACCGGCCTCTATTCCCATTCTCCTTTTCACGAAAGAGCCTAGAGAATCCCCGAGCATTGCACCCAAGGAGAGGAGGAAGCCCGCTAGGGACCTT
This DNA window, taken from Thermoproteota archaeon, encodes the following:
- the gcvH gene encoding glycine cleavage system protein GcvH, with the protein product MHEVPEDRYYTKTHEWVKLEGDTARMGLTSYAVEELGDITYLEVKPVGTKVSQGEPIGLVESSKTTEKIYAPLSGEISELNREVGVVEEGSDEIPMGLEMITEDPYGEGWIIVIKVGPEAEKEIKNLLSPEEYKKLLEEHR
- a CDS encoding ATPase domain-containing protein; the protein is MRFEDLSFLKGRIPDEYLEKLIEKGISVRDLLTFSEKQLADELAIDRKVAREILDVVASILLKPVPADELLREEKPILSTGIKRLDDLLGGGFQIGTINAIFGPPASGKTQFCLHMAARSLLDEREGGVASEEAIFLDTEGTFVPERMKAFLYSNGLADRDLSRVRVFSAPGVSQLRVALKLSSDFVKEGTSRFVCVDSISYPFRGYKGLDGLRERQEDLQEALMLVRRIAELDAVILITAHAVRWGKEITSKGGFVLGHVPHNTLYFRKARENLVIVSLEDSSYLPLGQAAFKITEFGLESP
- a CDS encoding CDP-2,3-bis-(O-geranylgeranyl)-sn-glycerol synthase; amino-acid sequence: MLDLTILILKSLWYILPSYMANMSPVIFGGGRPLDMGKNFLDGRRILGDHKTIKGFTSGILIGTLVGCLQGRSLAGFLLSLGAMLGDSLGSFVKRRMGIEAGGSAPLLDQEGFLIISIFLTYPVEPLDVGSILFLLAVTPALHKGTNVIAHRLGLKGVDH